Proteins from a single region of Drosophila biarmipes strain raj3 chromosome 3R, RU_DBia_V1.1, whole genome shotgun sequence:
- the LOC108026085 gene encoding NADH-quinone oxidoreductase subunit B 2, translating to MLSSLSLTKNGGKLLLCRAPAIPSQWSRDQKTMPVYDYRCQNPPKWGYSAFGRDQKTWGEWTCARLDDLLNWGRKGSLWPMTFGLACCAVEMMHIAAPRYDMDRFGVVFRASPRQSDVLIVAGTLTNKMAPAFRKVYDQMPEPRWVISMGSCANGGGYYHYSYSVVRGCDRIVPVDIYVPGCPPTAEALMYGILQLQKKVKRMRTLQMWYRK from the coding sequence ATGCTGAGTTCCTTGAGTTTAACCAAGAACGGTGGTAAGCTGTTGCTCTGCCGGGCTCCAGCGATCCCATCCCAGTGGTCTCGTGACCAGAAGACCATGCCGGTGTACGATTACCGCTGTCAGAATCCGCCGAAGTGGGGTTACTCCGCCTTTGGTCGGGACCAGAAGACCTGGGGCGAGTGGACCTGTGCCCGGTTGGATGACCTCTTGAACTGGGGCCGCAAGGGTTCGCTGTGGCCCATGACCTTTGGCCTGGCCTGCTGCGCCGTGGAAATGATGCACATCGCAGCCCCTCGCTATGATATGGATCGCTTTGGAGTGGTCTTCCGGGCCTCTCCCCGCCAGTCGGACGTACTGATTGTGGCCGGAACTTTGACCAACAAAATGGCACCGGCTTTTCGGAAGGTTTATGACCAGATGCCCGAACCAAGATGGGTCATCTCCATGGGAAGTTGTGCCAATGGCGGTGGCTACTATCACTATTCATACTCGGTGGTTCGCGGTTGCGATCGGATTGTTCCGGTGGATATATACGTGCCCGGATGTCCGCCCACCGCTGAGGCCTTGATGTATGGAATCTTGCAGCTGCAGAAGAAGGTCAAGCGCATGAGGACCCTGCAGATGTGGTACCGGAAGTGA